In Mycolicibacterium aubagnense, the DNA window ACCTGGCGACGGCGCCGAAATCCAATGCGGTGACCGCGGCCCTGGGCGCGGCGATGGCCGATATCAAGGCCGGTAAGGCGGGCATGGTGCCGGCGCACCTGCGTGACGGGCACTACGCCGGTGCGGCCGCCCTCGGCCACGCCCAGGGCTACAGGTACGCACACGACCACCCGGGTGGTGTTGCGGCCCAACAGTATCCACCAGATGAGCTGGTGGGGGTCGACTACTACCGGCCCACCCCGTACGGGGCGGAACGGGAGATCGGTGGCCGCTTGGAGAAGTTGCGCGCCATCATCCGGCGGCGTCGTTGATGGCCCTGCGCTAGACCAATTCGGGCACCCGCAGTTGGGCGATGGCCAGATCGAACGCGCAGTCGGCGATCTCCGACGCGCCGGCGGCCTGTACCGATTCGACCTTCAGCGCAGTGGCCTGCTCCCAGTAGGCCTCCATCAATTCGCGGGTGCGGAACGATACGGACGACACCGCGTGACCCGAGCCGCGATCGACGAGCAGGCTGGCGCTGCAGAAGCCGGGCAGGTGCTCGACCTGGCGCAGCACGCTGTCGCGGAAGTAGTCGATGCCCGCCTCCATCAGGTCCGGCGGCACCGTGAGCCAGGTGGCGCGCACACACGCGCCGTTGCCGCGTTCGCGGTGCAGGACGGCGATCTCCCACTCTTCGACCAACGGGGCTCCGTCGCCGAACCGTTCGGCAGCCAGGTTGCGCAGCCGCCGTGCCTCGCCGGCGCTGTAATGCAGGGCGTCCTCGGACTCCCACGAGCTGGTGGCGATGCACCGGCCCGACTCCCGGTCGACCATGAGAGACATGCCGATGGAGCCGGGAAGTTCTTGCAGCACAGGCATGACCTGGTCGCGGATGTAGGCAATGCCGGCGTCGATCTGATCAGACCGCGCCATCATCGTGGTAGAACGTGCGAACACGGTCCACCCCCTCTTTATTCAGGGCGGCGCTCCGGTGGCGCTACCGGATAGGGACAACTGTCCTCCACGGCGGTGCGACGCACAATGGTTCGTGGGCCGGGGCCAAAACCGCACCCGGTACTGTTATGCGGGCAACTACCCGGTCGATGAAGGACAGCAGCACGTGCAGACACACGAGATCAGGAAACGATTCCTCGATCATTTCGTGAAAGCGGGCCACACCGAGGTGCCCAGCGCATCGGTGATCCTGGACGATCCGAACCTGTTGTTCGTCAACGCCGGCATGGTGCAGTTCGTGCCCTACTTCCTGGGCGACCGCACCCCGCCGTACGACAAGG includes these proteins:
- a CDS encoding antibiotic biosynthesis monooxygenase translates to MFARSTTMMARSDQIDAGIAYIRDQVMPVLQELPGSIGMSLMVDRESGRCIATSSWESEDALHYSAGEARRLRNLAAERFGDGAPLVEEWEIAVLHRERGNGACVRATWLTVPPDLMEAGIDYFRDSVLRQVEHLPGFCSASLLVDRGSGHAVSSVSFRTRELMEAYWEQATALKVESVQAAGASEIADCAFDLAIAQLRVPELV